The sequence caatagttcaCCTTCCACAGAAAAGGAAAGGAGAGCACGGAAACACAAATGCTCTGCATCATTTTGAGCAATTCAAATCGTCAAAATATGACTTGCATCTTTATGTCCTTACAACTCTTCATAAACATTTTACATTTTATGACATTGAAATTGTAGTACTTAGTCTGAAATCTATCAtcaacattttttttaataacagTACAATCACTAAACTTATTAAACTTTCATTTTTTGATCCCCCCAAATTGAGCATCATTAATATGCTTATATCTGTTCCACTCACCCCCTAAACCCATCACCCACCCCTTCCCCATCCCCAAAAAGAAAAGGAACTCCACAAATGGACCTCAAGAGGCAGTTTCAATTACTGGGCCTTCATTCAGCATGGGCCTCAAGAAATAATCCAGACAGCCCAAAGTTTAAAAACAAAACAGAAAAAAGGTACAATTACCAGCTTCACAGTCCTCCATTCGAGTACAAGGATTGAATGGGGCTAACTCCCCTGTTTGGCTGAGCTAATAACAATGGAGTCAGACATACTAATTCAGCTTCTTATCCTTCTCTTCACACTCGGAATTCTCTACACCATCTACAATTTCCCCAAACAAGCCTTAACCCGACTGCGAACAAAAACCCGATCCACTAACCAAGCCCATATCCACTTCATTAAAGGAGCCCAATTCCTATCAAAAGCTCAATCCAATCATCGAAACAAATCCATTGCCCTCAACCTCGCCAAATCCGCCGTCACCGAAGCTGACAAAGCCGTATCCATTAACCCCAAAGATCCATCGGCCCATATTCTCAAAGCTCTATCACTCAATCTAATGGGCCATAAATTACCCGCTTTAAGATCATTGGATTCCGCCCTATCTCCGCCGGCAGTGAAGGCGTTGTCCGGCGGAGAGAAAGCGGATGCGCTGCTGAAAAGG comes from Capsicum annuum cultivar UCD-10X-F1 chromosome 2, UCD10Xv1.1, whole genome shotgun sequence and encodes:
- the LOC107857835 gene encoding uncharacterized protein LOC107857835; this translates as MESDILIQLLILLFTLGILYTIYNFPKQALTRLRTKTRSTNQAHIHFIKGAQFLSKAQSNHRNKSIALNLAKSAVTEADKAVSINPKDPSAHILKALSLNLMGHKLPALRSLDSALSPPAVKALSGGEKADALLKRAEILVALNRKRRVDSALMDLLEAMKLGCSDKAKAFCLLGQCYEIKGLNVEAHNAFEEASRIEPDLVAAHEGLARLR